The Apium graveolens cultivar Ventura chromosome 11, ASM990537v1, whole genome shotgun sequence genome has a window encoding:
- the LOC141696432 gene encoding uncharacterized protein LOC141696432, whose amino-acid sequence MDLDPVFAAAIAGDADALAKLDMIADGALHNNDKTILHKESEKGNIKHVRFILDKFKHKKLLVKLSTRRSHTALHLAVQGKHTEVVKALIEEARNLPSSTSSSANPPISPFQAFLREVDHDKDTALHAAVYAGHFEIVMLLVKADPDDPHTKNTKGKTPMYIAAKGGYQKMVKKMCETCTAPSLDGPGGSTALHAAIKKLRKGKFKNDVITMLVDAAERSSSSNTSFEAIFNKTHHKTNHTVLELAVERNHVEVVEMILQRDPAYGRGIKKNGLMLLIYKAMDMEFSAIVKLLSKAYQAGIHDGVVTLIIAIKRRDHDEITRLLKDAPLLVNFAENYIEDEGWTPLHYVAYNGLVSIVNAFVEVQRDVKHEFVYPDMVATPFHVAAEYGHTATMIRLLQLWPSSSSAAYTALDKKGRNILHIAAAKNKKETIQGCIINTVQIKIALDEDVQTNQPWIPWHKSTKKKMDTIESIVPQTRRETKDVIFNEKTKLFMAEKRSQMEILKRKNLERYKKRTNTQIIVTALITTVTFTVGFTMPGGLRQSGEINDTSKKLVEGLAVLSKKTVFNVFMLSDALALLLSTSSLFFYFLESMTEDPHQVSKLSATSTVFNTVSVMAMMLTFMAGTFVVLSDSPTLAISVCVIGFLFFLLLIFMLIKLVYDRQVKRNED is encoded by the exons ATGGATCTGGATCCTGTGTTTGCCGCTGCCATTGCCGGAGATGCTGATGCCTTGGCTAAATTGGATATGATAGCTGATGGAGCACTACACAACAATGATAAAACTATCCTTCACAAAGAATCTGAGAAAGGAAATATAAAACATGTGCGTTTTATTTTGGATAAGTTTAAACACAAAAAACTTTTGGTCAAGCTAAGTACGCGACGTAGTCATACTGCACTTCACCTTGCAGTACAGGGTAAACACACTGAAGTGGTTAAGGCCCTCATCGAGGAAGCTAGAAATCTGCCTTCTTCTACTTCTTCTTCTGCTAATCCTCCAATTAGTCCATTTCAAGCTTTTCTTAGGGAAGTTGATCACGACAAGGACACTGCGTTGCATGCAGCAGTATACGCAGGTCACTTTGAAATTGTTATGCTGTTAGTGAAGGCCGATCCAGATGATCCACATACTAAAAACACTAAGGGTAAAACTCCAATGTACATAGCTGCGAAAGGTGGGTACCAAAAAATGGTAAAGAAGATGTGTGAAACTTGCACAGCTCCATCTTTGGACGGTCCAGGTGGTAGTACTGCTTTACATGCTGCAATTAAAAAACTCCGCAAAG GAAAGTTCAAAAATGATGTGATTACGATGCTCGTTGATGCAGCCGAACGTTCAAGCAGTTCAAATACAAGTTTCGAAGCAATTTTTAATAAAACTCATCACAAGACCAACCACACTGTCTTAGAACTGGCAGTGGAGAGAAATCACGTGGAAGTGGTGGAAATGATATTACAAAGAGATCCGGCCTATGGTCGTGGAATTAAAAAAAATGGTCTTATGCTTTTAATCTACAAAGCCATGGATATGGAGTTCTCGGCTATAGTCAAGTTACTGTCGAAAGCTTACCAAGCTGGAATTCATGACGGGGTGGTCACTTTGATTATTGCTATTAAGAGGCGGGATCATG ATGAGATAACACGCCTGTTAAAAGATGCACCGCTGCTTGTAAATTTTGCTGAAAATTATATCGAAGACGAAGGGTGGACACCGCTTCATTACGTCGCATATAATGGACTTGTTTCGATAGTTAATGCCTTTGTTGAAGTGCAAAGGGATGTTAAACATGAATTTGTGTATCCAGATATGGTAGCAACACCATTTCATGTAGCAGCGGAATATGGACATACTGCAACCATGATACGACTTCTGCAATTATGgccatcttcatcttcagcagcatACACGGCTCTTGATAAAAAAGGTCGAAACATACTACACATAGCTGCAGCTAAAAATAAAAAGGAAACGATACAAG GTTGCATTATAAATACA GTACAAATAAAAATTGCACTTGACGAAGATGTCCAGACTAATCAGCCCTGGATACCATGGCACAAAAGCACCAAGAAGAAAATGGATACTATCGAAAGCATAGTGCCCCAGACTAGACGAGAGACAAAAGACGTGATATTTAATGAAAAGACAAAGTTGTTTATGGCCGAAAAGCGTTCACAGATGGAAATACTAAAGAGGAAAAATTTAGAAAGGTACAAAAAGAGAACCAACACACAGATAATAGTTACTGCACTTATAACTACAGTAACTTTCACGGTAGGATTTACCATGCCGGGTGGTCTCCGTCAGAGTGGAGAAATTAATGATACAAGTAAAAAACTTGTTGAAGGATTGGCGGTTCTTTCCAAAAAGACAGTTTTCAATGTGTTTATGCTATCAGATGCATTAGCTCTACTGTTATCAACATCTTCTTTGTTTTTCTACTTCCTTGAGTCCATGACTGAAGATCCTCATCAAGTGTCAAAACTCAGTGCTACATCAACTGTGTTCAACACTGTTTCAGTTATGGCAATGATGTTGACTTTCATGGCAGGAACATTTGTGGTGTTGTCGGATTCACCAACCCTGGCCATCTCCGTTTGTGTTATTGGTTTcctcttctttcttcttctcataTTTATGTTGATCAAATTAGTTTATGACCGACAAGTAAAAAGGAATGAAGATTGA
- the LOC141698457 gene encoding uncharacterized protein LOC141698457, whose product MDLDPVFAAAIAGDADALAKLDMIADGALHNNDKTILHKESEKGNIKHVRFILDKFKHKKLLVKLSTRRSHTALHLAVQGKHTEVVKALIEEARNLPSSTSSSANPPISPFQAFLREVDHDKDTALHAAVYAGHFEIVMLLVKADPDDPHTKNTKGKTPMYIAAKGGYQKMVKKMCETCTAPSLDGPGGSTALHAAIKKLRKGKFKNDVITMLVDAAERSSSSNTSFEAIFNKTHHKTNHTVLELAVERNHVEVVEMILQRDPAYGRGIKKNGLMLLIYKAMDMEFSAIVKLLSKAYQAGIHDGVVTLIIAIKRRDHDEITRLLKDAPLLVNFAENYIEDEGWTPLHYVAYNGLVSIVNAFVEVQRDVKHEFVYPDMVATPFHVAAEYGHTATMIRLLQLWPSSSSAAYTALDKKGRNILHIAAAKNKKETIQGILKYCPEPYKNTILKQQDPNNNTILHLLIRHGCFIPELLKHKELDTMAENKDKWTPRDMLYFEANVIADQVQIKIALDEDVQTNQPWIPWHKSTKKKMDTIESIVPQTRRETKDVIFNEKTKLFMAEKRSKMEILKKKNLERYKKRTNTQIIVTALITTVTFTVGFTMPGGLRQSGEINDTSKKLVEGLAVLSKKTVFNVFMLSDALALLLSTSSLFFYFLESMTEDPHQVSKLSATSTVFNIVSVMAMMLTFMAGTFVVLSDSPTLAISVCVIGFLFFLLLIFMLIKLVYDRQVKRNED is encoded by the exons ATGGATCTGGATCCTGTGTTTGCCGCTGCCATTGCCGGAGATGCTGATGCCTTGGCTAAATTGGATATGATAGCTGATGGAGCACTACACAACAATGATAAAACTATCCTTCACAAAGAATCTGAGAAAGGAAATATAAAACATGTGCGTTTTATTTTGGATAAGTTTAAACACAAAAAACTTTTGGTCAAGCTAAGTACGCGACGTAGTCATACTGCACTTCACCTTGCAGTACAGGGTAAACACACTGAAGTGGTTAAGGCCCTCATCGAGGAAGCTAGAAATCTGCCTTCTTCTACTTCTTCTTCTGCTAATCCTCCAATTAGTCCATTTCAAGCTTTTCTTAGGGAAGTTGATCACGACAAGGACACTGCGTTGCATGCAGCAGTATACGCAGGTCACTTTGAAATTGTTATGCTGTTAGTGAAGGCCGATCCAGATGATCCACATACTAAAAACACTAAGGGTAAAACTCCAATGTACATAGCTGCGAAAGGTGGGTACCAAAAAATGGTAAAGAAGATGTGTGAAACTTGCACAGCTCCATCTTTGGACGGTCCAGGTGGTAGTACTGCTTTACATGCTGCAATTAAAAAACTCCGCAAAG GAAAGTTCAAAAATGATGTGATTACGATGCTCGTTGATGCAGCCGAACGTTCAAGCAGTTCAAATACAAGTTTCGAAGCAATTTTTAATAAAACTCATCACAAGACCAACCACACTGTCTTAGAACTGGCAGTGGAGAGAAATCACGTGGAAGTGGTGGAAATGATATTACAAAGAGATCCGGCCTATGGTCGTGGAATTAAAAAAAATGGTCTTATGCTTTTAATCTACAAAGCCATGGATATGGAGTTCTCGGCTATAGTCAAGTTACTGTCGAAAGCTTACCAAGCTGGAATTCATGACGGGGTGGTCACTTTGATTATTGCTATTAAGAGGCGGGATCATG ATGAGATAACACGCCTGTTAAAAGATGCACCGCTGCTTGTAAATTTTGCTGAAAATTATATCGAAGACGAAGGGTGGACACCGCTTCATTACGTCGCATATAATGGACTTGTTTCGATAGTTAATGCCTTTGTTGAAGTGCAAAGGGATGTTAAACATGAATTTGTGTATCCAGATATGGTAGCAACACCATTTCATGTAGCAGCGGAATATGGACATACTGCAACCATGATACGACTTCTGCAATTATGgccatcttcatcttcagcagcatACACGGCTCTTGATAAAAAAGGTCGAAACATACTACACATAGCTGCAGCTAAAAATAAAAAGGAAACGATACAAGGTATTTTGAAATATTGTCCTGAACCTTACAAGAACACgattttgaaacaacaagatcCGAATAACAATACAATTCTCCATCTACTCATCCGTCATGGTTGTTTTATCCCGGAACTCTTGAAACATAAGGAACTCGATACAATGGCGGAAAACAAGGATAAATGGACTCCTCGTGACATGCTATATTTTGAAGCTAATGTTATTGCTGATCAG GTACAAATAAAAATTGCACTTGACGAAGATGTCCAGACTAATCAGCCCTGGATACCATGGCACAAAAGCACCAAGAAGAAAATGGATACTATCGAAAGCATAGTGCCCCAGACCAGACGAGAGACAAAAGACGTGATATTTAATGAAAAGACAAAGTTGTTTATGGCCGAAAAGCGTTCAAAGATGGAAATACTAAAGAAGAAAAATTTAGAAAGGTACAAAAAGAGAACCAACACACAGATAATAGTTACTGCACTTATAACTACAGTAACTTTCACGGTAGGATTTACCATGCCGGGTGGTCTCCGTCAGAGTGGAGAAATTAATGATACAAGTAAAAAACTTGTTGAAGGATTGGCGGTTCTTTCCAAAAAGACAGTTTTCAATGTGTTTATGCTATCAGATGCATTAGCTCTACTGTTATCAACATCTTCTTTGTTTTTCTACTTCCTTGAGTCCATGACTGAAGATCCTCATCAAGTGTCAAAACTCAGTGCTACATCAACTGTGTTCAACATTGTTTCAGTTATGGCAATGATGTTGACTTTCATGGCAGGAACATTTGTGGTGTTGTCGGATTCACCAACCCTGGCCATCTCCGTTTGTGTTATTGGTTTcctcttctttcttcttctcataTTTATGTTGATCAAATTAGTTTATGACCGACAAGTAAAAAGGAATGAAGATTGA